In Rosa chinensis cultivar Old Blush chromosome 1, RchiOBHm-V2, whole genome shotgun sequence, a genomic segment contains:
- the LOC112181570 gene encoding uncharacterized protein LOC112181570, whose amino-acid sequence MEPYTRDPLYTIYESVRDLREHCETCSAIFLSPINLRRHNIVKHAQRRKPINSTNPKEKLQAFWNALSVEQQKEVLFVKGDAILAQVKVPDSSVKKDLEVLKDLEEFAQIYAHLIKCTSQLKTRLASKFQHEDPYLTRESNYFTAASALLEIVEAKSSRFPITVEDLFSILDKASEGTFLLGEFSSVKQSMFEENKDDIGLIDVVAYTSFILERQLLEKERNHFKLLEEKAKASYEELINEEAAERSQKAKKKKKKQPKGQRDCTFKH is encoded by the exons ATGGAACCATACACGAGAGACCCTCTATACACTATTTACGAAAGCGTGAGAGATCTCAGGgaacattgtgaaacatgttcTGCAATTTTTCTTTCACCCATCAATTTAAGAAGACATAATATAGTGAAACATGCACAGCGTCGGAAGCCAATTAATTCTACTAACCCTAAGGAAAAACTACAAGCATTTTGGAATGCG CTCTCGGTTGAACAACAAAAAGAAGTTCTTTTTGTCAAAGGTGATGCTATTCTAGCTCAAGTCAAAGTTCCAGATTCTTCAGTAAAGAAGGATTTGGAAGTACTGAAGGATTTGGAAGAATTTGCTCAGATATATGCACATTTAATCAAGTGTACCTCACAACTCAAAACTCGTCTTGCTAGCAAGTTTCAACATGAAGACCCTTATCTTACTCGGGAGAGTAATTatttcacagctgcttctgccCTCTTG GAAATTGTCGAAGCTAAATCTTCTAGGTTTCCCATAACTGTTGAagatttgttttctattttagaTAAAGCAAGTGAAGGAACATTTCTGTTGGGTGAATTTTCATCAGTGAAGCAGTCTATGTTTGAGGAGAACAAAGATGATATTGGCCTTATTGACGTAGTTGCTTATACCAGCTTTATATTGGAAAGGcaattg TTAGAAAAGGAGCGTAATCATTTCAAGTTG CTGGAAGAAAAAGCTAAGGCAAGTTATGAGGAGCTGATTAACGAAGAAGCTGCAGAGAGAAG tcaaaaagcaaagaaaaagaaaaagaaacagccAAAAGGTCAAAGAGATTGCACATTCAAACATTGA
- the LOC112177362 gene encoding UPF0496 protein At3g49070: MTQKLSARIRKFISCTASSRPLGTPNSSMGVDVTEEYANAFRTESYLDFWTRVVTLSNADSTGSKLIQMESRTAARLPSYRLFVEHLLDPDQTMITRILALTRNHPKNHALLSDYFTQTADASALCGLLLKDIDRTRVKYRTIRTTLQSLNKCLAPTTLNQLTKFSIVLSPKRIQSIQVRCSDLLKRLELTRNKTRAKLSLTGKFQTGSAIILVAITTTLSVIVVTHALALVVAAPTLIATSLDLASSRRLARMAAQLDAATKGAYIVNRDLETVSRLVARLNDELEHMRGMVQFWVERGEEDWLQAGGEVARQLKKNDCSFRQQLDELEEHLYLCFMTINRARNLVVKEILDPGQTTNSHTTLAM, translated from the exons ATGACGCAAAAGCTTAGTGCACGCATCCGAAAGTTTATTTCTTGTACTG CATCATCAAGACCCCTTGGCACACCAAATTCTTCAATGGGAGTGGATGTAACAGAAGAATACGCTAATGCCTTCCGCACCGAATCCTACCTCGACTTTTGGACACGTGTCGTCACGCTATCCAATGCTGATTCCACCGGCTCCAAGCTTATTCAAATGGAGTCGAGAACTGCGGCTCGGCTCCCATCCTATCGGCTCTTCGTGGAGCATCTTTTGGATCCGGATCAAACCATGATTACTCGGATCTTGGCACTGACCCGAAACCACCCAAAGAACCATGCACTTCTATCCGACTATTTTACCCAAACCGCAGATGCTTCCGCCCTGTGTGGTCTCCTACTAAAAGATATCGACCGTACACGTGTTAAATACCGTACCATCAGAACTACACTTCAGTCTCTAAATAAATGTCTAGCTCCTACGACACTAAACCAACTAACCAAATTCTCTATTGTTTTATCTCCCAAACGAATTCAAAGTATTCAAGTTAGATGCTCTGATTTGTTGAAACGGCTTGAGTTAACTCGCAATAAGACTCGAGCTAAGCTAAGTCTCACAGGCAAATTCCAAACCGGATCGGCTATCATCTTGGTGGCAATAACGACTACACTAAGTGTAATTGTTGTCACGCATGCACTTGCACTAGTTGTAGCTGCACCAACTCTTATAGCAACCTCACTCGACCTGGCTTCGTCGAGGAGACTAGCTAGGATGGCGGCTCAGCTCGATGCGGCTACCAAGGGAGCTTACATAGTAAACAGGGATTTGGAGACGGTGAGCCGGCTCGTGGCTCGGCTAAACGATGAGCTTGAGCACATGCGCGGAATGGTTCAGTTTTGGGTGGAGCGCGGCGAGGAGGACTGGCTCCAAGCCGGCGGCGAAGTAGCACGCCAGCTGAAGAAAAATGATTGTAGCTTTAGACAGCAGCTAGATGAGCTGGAGGAGCATTTGTATCTGTGTTTCATGACTATAAACCGGGCTAGAAATCTTGTAGTGAAGGAGATTCTAGATCCCGGTCAGACCACCAATTCACATACCACATTAGCAATGTAG